In Myxococcota bacterium, a single window of DNA contains:
- a CDS encoding nuclear transport factor 2 family protein, with amino-acid sequence MTPEDLVDIERIKQLKYKYMRCVDQKLWSELPDCFTPDARCAYSGGKYAYEGRDAICEWLSKSMGAETFHSSHRVHHPEIELTSPTTAKGVWALEDTVIETGFEITIQGAAFYEDHYEKIDGVWKITFTGYHRTFEQIQSRKDVPGLKLTASAWSTGGQSKIDA; translated from the coding sequence ATGACCCCCGAAGACCTCGTCGACATCGAACGCATCAAGCAGCTCAAGTACAAGTACATGCGCTGCGTCGACCAGAAGCTCTGGAGCGAGCTGCCCGACTGTTTCACGCCCGACGCCCGCTGTGCCTACAGCGGCGGCAAGTACGCCTACGAAGGCCGCGACGCGATCTGCGAGTGGCTCTCGAAGTCGATGGGAGCCGAGACCTTCCACAGCAGCCATCGCGTGCACCATCCCGAGATCGAGCTCACCAGTCCGACGACCGCGAAGGGGGTCTGGGCCCTGGAGGACACGGTCATCGAAACGGGCTTCGAGATCACCATTCAGGGCGCGGCGTTCTACGAGGATCACTACGAGAAGATCGACGGCGTTTGGAAGATCACCTTCACCGGTTACCACCGGACCTTCGAACAGATCCAGTCGCGCAAGGATGTGCCCGGCCTGAAGCTGACGGCGAGCGCCTGGTCGACCGGCGGTCAGAGCAAGATCGACGCCTAG
- a CDS encoding ATP-binding protein — protein MGRDVGLIADFFGSSAAWLQLCFGVAAMLGALHLWMARRACDANCWIAVWSVLSCGFVAARGVQLTTADPAAALLAGKLCFATGPFLVWALIGFGRALHPDTASSRSQTWLAVGSVGWAVAILATPWFVSPEVTTRLDFFGREHLSVHARPPALLLGVYIAGAALWGARRLRRHAGLDAGERRVLRVGFVAYAVLGVAAVLTSAGWLRIPAMAEYGPVLVAVCLSYLLVQRQLRVEQRLEAHLDRERHELAASEGRYRDVLFHAPLGVLVCDAEGAIGTLNPQMAQMLETVGAPREGRIFDEPVLVAMGLGDTVSAALESEAPHRVEHRHAAGPRDEAVWQVTAVRLDDAIEGSPGVLVLADDITHRAQLQRQLEQAQKMDSIGQLAAGIAHEINNPMAFVRANLASMRSRSEELHKAAHASHMQHDALCELETLIEESAEGVERTIAIVRDMRDFAHGGAEEAPCCDIAAVLDACVRVAKVSGRGSAEVTTEVTRDLLVEAAAGPMRQVFLNLLVNALQAAGRAGKIWVEAERRGESVRVRVLDDGPGVPPELRPRVFDPFFTTKPVGEGTGLGLYISYQIVASFGGNVGVYARPGGGACFEVELPAAR, from the coding sequence ATGGGTCGTGACGTGGGTCTCATCGCGGATTTCTTCGGTTCCAGCGCCGCTTGGCTCCAGCTCTGCTTCGGCGTTGCCGCCATGTTGGGTGCCCTGCACCTGTGGATGGCGCGCCGCGCTTGCGATGCCAACTGCTGGATCGCGGTCTGGTCCGTGCTCTCGTGTGGGTTCGTCGCCGCCCGCGGCGTCCAGCTCACCACGGCCGATCCTGCCGCCGCGCTTCTGGCGGGGAAGCTGTGTTTCGCGACCGGGCCGTTTCTCGTCTGGGCGTTGATCGGCTTCGGGCGCGCCCTGCATCCGGACACGGCGAGTTCGCGGAGCCAGACCTGGCTTGCCGTCGGCAGCGTCGGCTGGGCGGTGGCGATCCTGGCCACTCCCTGGTTCGTGTCACCCGAGGTCACCACACGACTCGACTTCTTCGGTCGCGAACACCTCTCGGTCCACGCACGTCCGCCCGCGCTGCTCCTCGGCGTCTACATCGCCGGCGCGGCGCTCTGGGGCGCGCGACGCCTGCGTCGTCACGCGGGGCTCGACGCAGGAGAGCGCCGGGTGTTGCGGGTGGGCTTCGTGGCGTATGCGGTGCTCGGAGTCGCGGCCGTCCTGACCTCCGCCGGTTGGTTGCGGATCCCCGCAATGGCCGAGTACGGGCCAGTGCTCGTGGCCGTCTGCCTGAGCTACCTGCTGGTGCAGCGACAGCTCCGAGTCGAGCAGCGGCTCGAGGCGCATCTGGATCGCGAACGCCACGAACTCGCCGCGAGCGAGGGCCGCTACCGCGACGTGTTGTTCCACGCGCCACTCGGCGTGTTGGTGTGCGATGCCGAGGGTGCGATCGGCACCCTCAACCCGCAGATGGCCCAGATGCTCGAAACCGTCGGCGCCCCCCGCGAAGGACGCATCTTCGACGAACCGGTGCTCGTCGCGATGGGTCTGGGCGACACGGTCTCCGCAGCGCTCGAGAGCGAGGCCCCCCACCGCGTCGAGCATCGACACGCGGCGGGCCCACGGGACGAGGCCGTCTGGCAGGTGACGGCCGTGCGACTGGACGATGCCATCGAGGGATCGCCCGGCGTACTCGTCCTCGCCGACGACATCACCCACCGCGCCCAGCTCCAACGCCAGCTCGAGCAGGCCCAGAAGATGGACTCGATCGGCCAGCTCGCGGCAGGCATCGCCCACGAGATCAACAATCCGATGGCCTTCGTGCGCGCCAACCTCGCGTCGATGCGCAGCCGGAGCGAAGAGTTGCACAAGGCGGCGCATGCCTCCCACATGCAGCACGACGCGCTGTGCGAGCTCGAAACCCTGATCGAGGAGTCCGCCGAAGGAGTCGAGCGCACCATTGCGATCGTGCGCGACATGCGCGACTTCGCGCACGGCGGCGCCGAAGAAGCGCCGTGTTGCGACATTGCAGCGGTCCTCGATGCGTGTGTTCGCGTCGCGAAGGTGTCGGGACGGGGAAGCGCCGAGGTCACGACCGAGGTCACCCGGGACCTTCTGGTCGAAGCGGCTGCCGGGCCGATGCGCCAGGTCTTCCTGAACCTGCTGGTGAACGCACTCCAGGCCGCAGGACGCGCAGGCAAGATCTGGGTCGAGGCGGAGCGCCGCGGCGAGTCGGTCCGGGTGCGGGTCCTCGACGACGGCCCGGGCGTCCCGCCCGAACTGCGTCCGCGAGTCTTCGACCCGTTCTTCACCACGAAGCCCGTCGGCGAAGGCACGGGCCTGGGCCTCTACATCTCGTACCAGATCGTGGCCAGCTTCGGCGGCAACGTTGGCGTCTACGCGCGTCCGGGCGGAGGCGCGTGCTTCGAGGTCGAGCTGCCCGCCGCGCGTTGA